The sequence below is a genomic window from Rhinopithecus roxellana isolate Shanxi Qingling chromosome 19, ASM756505v1, whole genome shotgun sequence.
CTCACCAGCCAGGAGGGCATAATGAGGCAGAGGGCTGGCCGGCCTGGCCCTCTCCATCCCGACTGCACCTGCAGCCCAGCCCCCTGATGCATAGGTGCCCAGGCCCAGAGGGCAGAAAGGCGGCTGTGCTCAGGGCTGAGCACTCCTGCCTCTGCCCACTAGTGAAGGAGCAGGGTCGTGGAGGAAGAAGAGCTTGGGCAAAGCATCTCGTCCCCAAATCAATGGTCCCCTCAGCTGCTAGGGCTGGCCACCCCCTCCCAGGGCTACTGTCTGTCTCGGGGTCCCCCGACTCCCACCTTCAGGCCTCCCTGAGTTGACTCCCCCTCTGCCCTCCCCCCACGCCAGCCTGTCCATCTGGCCCAGGTGAGTTTCGTCATCCCAGCCTTCAACTCAAACTTCACCCTGGACCTGGAGCTGAACCAGTGAGTGtggccttgagcccaggaggaagggtggtggtggggtgggggaggcatgGCGAGGGCCTGGCTGCTGGGGGGCTGGGGGTTGAGCCAGGGCAGGGGGTACCTGGATCCTGAGCTGGGGCAGGCCCCAAGCCAGACCTCACCTCGCCCGTGACCCCCCTTCCCGCTGCCCCCTCTATCTCAGCCACCTCCTCTCCTCGCAATACGTGGAGCGCCACTTCAGCCGGGAGGGAACAACCCAGCACAGCACCGTGAGTGCCTCTGCAGGGACCGGGGCCAGGGGTGGAAGGGAGGTGCTGTTTCTGTGGCTCTGTGGTCACAGGTATAGGGACAGGTGGCTGCTGGAGATGgggtcctgggcctggccccTCGGCACCTTCCCTCTCTCCCGACCTGAGAGGCTCTGAACGTGGACAGTGGGCAGCTTGAGTGCATGGGGCCCCGAGCTCCCCTCACTTGGCCCCAGAGCTCCGACTCCCAGCCAGCCCACCTGCCTTGCATGGGGCCTACAGGGACCCTCATTGTTCCGAGCCGGCTGCCAGGAATCCCCCTCTCCAGACTCTCCTGAGAGGGGCAGCTGAGGAAAGGCCCTTTTTACTCAGTACCTGGaaaatcccagctgcctgggacaCCAGGGTCCCAGCCCTGCAGGCTCTAGAGCCTGAAAATGAATGAGTGTCTATAAATAGCCTGTCtcacccccccaaccccccaccgcCTGTTCAGTAACTGGAGCACAAGTAATtctgcaggaggcagagctggaggGGAAGGGTGCCGCAGGTCCCCCCAGTCCCAACCCACAAGTCTGGCCTGGAGCACACATGCTGCCTATCACTCCTCAGTCAACCACAGGCCCAGGGTTGTCCTGGGAGGCAGTGCATGAAGTTGTGTGTGATGTTAGGGGCGAGTacatgattaaatgagataatatatggtTAGTACACAGAGCAGTGctgggcacatggtaggtgctaaATAAACACTGCCTGTTATTCTCAAAGGAGTCTGATCCCTTCCTCAGCCCAAGCAAAAGGCTAGAAACCCTTGCTGTAGGCCGggctcctataatcccatcactgggaggctgaggtgggcagatcacctgaggtcaggagttcgagaccagcctggccaacatggtgaaacaccgtatctactaaaaatataaaattaaccaggtgtggtggtgcgtgcctgtaataccagccactcaggaggctgaagcaggagaattgtttgaacctgggaggcagaggttgcagtgagctgagatcacgccattgctctccagcctggggaacaaaagcgaaactccatctcaaaaaacaaataaataaataaatagaaaaatcaggctgggcacgatggctcacgcctgtaatcccagcacattgggaggccgaggcaggtggatcacgaggtcaggagtttgagaccaggctggctaagatggtgaaaccccatctctactaaaaatacaaaagttagctgggcatggtggcacgcacctgtaatcccagctacttgggaggctgaggcaaaagaatcgcttgaacccaggaggtggaggttgcagggagctgaaatcgtgccattgcactccagcctgggcaacaagagcaaaactccgtcttataaaagaaaaaaaaagaaagaaagaaaaattagctataTGTGCCTGTAAttacacatgcctgtaatcccagctacttgggaggctgaggcatgagaatggcttgaatccgggaggcagagggtgcagtgaaccaagattgcaccactgcactccagcttgggcaacagagcgagaccctgtctcaaaaaacaacaacaaaaaaaccctttgcTACAGTCCAgcttcctcattttatagatgaggtgaaggaggcccagagagggctaGGAACTTGCCCAGGGTGGCACAACAGATTAGGAGCACCACTCATCTAGAAACAGGCTCCAGAGCCCCAGGTGTACTCGGGGATTGTGGCCACCTGCACACAGGGCAGCTTCAGTGGCCCCCAAAAAGCCTTGAGGCCTGTCAGCTGCCCCCAGCCTCATGCCAGCGTTCTCTCACTGTTCTGCTCCTCCAGGGGGCTGGAGACCACTGCTACTACCAGGGGAAGCTCCGGGGGAACCTGCACTCCTTTGCCGCCCTCTCCACCtgccaggggctgcagtgagtaCCGGGAGGGGCCAGGCAGCTGGGAGAAGCCTCCGGCCCAGGCCTGGGGACGGTGGGGAGCTGCACCTTTCTCTCCACAGTGGGGTCTTCTCTGATGGGAACTTGACTTATATTGTGGAGCCCCAAGACGTGGCTGGACCTTGGGGAGCCCCTCAGGTAAGCCCCACACAGCCCCTTGCCGTCCTCTCTGGTGGCTCTGCCAAGCTTGTCCCAACAGCTGTTGctgccacctcttcctcctcctgctcctccctcaGTAACCCCAGCCTCACTGCCCTCTTCAGTGACCCCAGCTCTGGTTCCCTCCCTCCTGTGCCCCAGCTCCCCCTGTGCCCCCAGCTCCAATATCCCTTCTGTCCCCTAAGTGACCTCCCATTGGGCTCCAATGTCCTTTGCCCCTGTCTCTCAGAGTGCCCCCAGGTCTTGACCCCGGAATCTGAGTATCTGGGAGATCAGATCTGACATGGGAGCTCTGGCCAGTTCTGGGTCACCCCAgggtgggatgggggtgaggaCTGGATCTGGCCCCCCCAAGTGGGCCTGGAGCAGACCCAGTTGGCACCCCAAGAACTAATTTCCCCTCATTGCAGGGACCCCTTCCCCACCTCATTTACCGGACCCCTCTCCTCCCAGATCCCCTCGGATGCAGGGAACTAGgtaagggagggaagggggggtggggaggggccggCTGTGCCCCCCtcacctgccccctccccacaggCTGCCTGTTTGCTGTGCCTGCCCAGTCGGCTCCTCCAAACCGGCCGAGGCTGAGAAGGAAAAGGCAGGTACGGGGGCCCGCACAGACCTCGGGCTGCAGAGACCTCGGGCTGCACAGACCACAGGCTGCAGAGAGACCTCGGGCCATGGCCCGGAGCAGGAGGGCACCCCCATCCATGGCTGGGGCGAAGGAGGGCTCAGATGGATGTGGCTGGGGACCAGGGACTGTGTCTGGGAGaagcccccaccccttccctaATGCTGGCATCTACAGAGGTCACATCCTGGGCAAACCGAGGCTGCCTGCCCTCATTCCAAAGCTGAGGAAGGACGGCACCCTCTGCCAGTGGGGAGCTGGCACTGTCACTGGCTGGAGTTCAGACCCCCCCATCCCCATGGCTTGGCCATGAGATCAGTCAGACATGGAAGGGACTGATTCCAAGTGCCCACCCACCCCCCAGGTCCGCCGGGGCCACCCTACAGTGCACAGTGAGACCAAGTACGTGGAGCTAATTGTGATCAACGACCACCAGCTGGTGAGTGTCAGGGCAGGGATGGGGGGTGACACTGGGAGGAGGCCCCAGAGGAGCCTCGCCCTCCTCGCACTCTTCTTTCTCCCAGTTTGAGCAGATGCGACAGTCGGTGGTCCTCACCAGCAACTTTGCCAAGTCCGTGGTGAACCTGGCTGACGTGGtaagcagctctccctgcctccttccctcctccttatGGCCTCCACCCCATCACACACATCAGGGGGCACTGTCAGCCCCTGGCTCCCACTTCCTAGAGAGACAGGTCCTCCTCCAGCCCTGGCCCCAacacccactcccaccctccagcccccTCATCTTCTCCCCAGATATACAAGGAGCAGCTCAACACTCGCATCGTCCTGGTTGCCATGGAAACATGGGCAGATGGGGACAAGATCCAGGTGCAGGATGACCTCCTGGAGACCCTGGCCCGGCTCATGGTCTACCGACGGGAGGGTCTGCCTGAGCCCAGCGATGCCACCCACCTCTTCTCGTGagtcccccaccccacacctccTGCCAGCCTCTGCTAGTTGCTACAGTCCTTAGGGTTACTTAACACCTGCCCTGTGCCAGGTGCTCCTCTCAGAGTCTGGGGACCGGGCTCACCTTGCACCTGCCACCTCCCCCGAGCCACGTGCAACAGGCTGGGCATCATCCCGCGAATCTGAGGTTGATGCCCTTGTCTTAGCCCTGGTGGTCCTCTTCTGTCTCTCACCTTCTCTTAGTTCCGTCTTTCCCCTTTTAAACTGTCCCAGCATCCCTTCCTCAGGGACCCAGTGCCCTGGTAGGGGAAGAAAATCTAATAAAAGGGCCTTGCAACTAGACATGGTCTACTAGGAGCCTCTCCTTTGCCTTATGGGCAAAAGAACCCAAgaaggggccaggcacaatggctcatgcctgtaatcccagcactttgggaggccaaggcgggtggatcatttcagtttaggagtttaagaccagcctggccaacatggtgaaaccccacctcaaaatacaaaaattagccgggcgtggtggtgtgcacttgtagtcccagctactcgggaggctgaggcaggagaatcgcttgaacccaggaggtggagattgcagtgagccgagatggtgccactgcactccaatctggaccacaagagtgaaattctgtctcaaatgaaaaaaaagaaagaaagacaaaaaaaaaaagaaaagaaaacaagaacccAAGGAGGCGGGGAAGGGTCTTGCCTGGGGTCACCAAGGCTGAGGTAAAGGGCCAGGCTCATCTCCCGAGGAAGGACTCTAGTGTGAGGGGCTCCCCAAGGCCCCACCACCACCCGGGGAGCCACAGGGGAGGGCAGCAGGCCATCCTGACAGCGCACTGCCTTCCAGGGGCAGGACTTTCCAGAGCACCAGCAGCGGGGCAGCCTACGTGGGGGGCATCTGCTCCCTGTCCCGGGGCGGGGGTGTGAACGAGGTGAGCAGTGAGGGGACATGGCTGGGGTGGCGGCTGAGGGAAAGGGGCTTCAGGGACACGACGTGCCTGTTGGAAGATGTAGACATCTGTGCCCCATCTTCCCCACCCCCAGTACGGCAACATGGGGGCGATGGCCGTGACCCTTGCCCAGACGCTGGGGCAGAACCTGGGCATGATGTGGAACAAACACCGGAGCTCAGCAGGTATCCGCCCCCCGGAAGCCCCCGTGTGGCCCACGCCCAGCAGCTCTGGAACGCGGAGGGTGTCAGTGGGAGGGGTGGTCCTTGGCCTCCCTCATATCCGCCTGGCTTACCCCTCAGGGGACTGCAAGTGTCCGGACATCTGGCTGGGCTGCATCATGGAGGACACTGGGTGAGTTCTTGGACAAACCGGGGGAAGGTCTTGGGCGAGGGGAGTCTTAGAGCGAGTATTGTTTGGCAGTCTGGACCAGGGGGCTCAAGAGGCCCACCTCACAGAACCACTCAGGATCCCAAGAAGCCCAGTTTTCCGCAAACACTGCCCCGGGAGACCCAGATTTCCCTGCTGGGACACCAAAAccagccaggctgcagtgcgcATTGTGGCCACTGGGCGCCGCCCAAGCCTCGCATGGAGACACCTTCCCTCCAGCGCGGCTGCGAGTCCCCAGGTTcagcggaggggaggggagcgacAGGGACAGGCGGGAGGATTCTGGTGCAATCCCGGGGAAGATCCTCCACCTCCTCGCGATGGTGACCAAGTCCCCCAGTGTACCCCCTCCCCAGCCTTGAGACGGGTGAGGGTGGGTTGGAAGGGAGCAGCCAGCGGCACCTCCCCTCGCCCTATCCAGGTTCTACCTGCCCCGCAAGTTCTCACGCTGCAGCATCGACGAGTACAACCAGTTTCTGCAGGAGGGTGGTGGGAGCTGCCTCTTCAACAAGCCCCTCAAGGTACCAGCCCCGCGGCGGGGAGCATGGGAGCGGGGCCTGGGCGGGGTCCGGGTCAGACTCCCGACCTGTCCTCCCGGTCCAGCTCCTGGACCCCCCAGAGTGCGGGAACGGCTTTGTGGAGGCAGGGGAGGAGTGCGACTGCGGCTCCGTGCAGGTGAGCGGTGGTGCTGGCGCCAGGTGGGGGACCCGGATGCGGGGGTGGGCACTAGGGAGCGTCCGACTGGGAGGATTAGGTCTCGCCcgcctccctccccttctcccgcGTCCCTCAGGAGTGCAGCCGCGCAGGTGGCAACTGCTGCAAGAAATGTACCCTGACTCACGACGCCATGTGTAGCGACGGGCTCTGCTGTCGCCGCTGCAAGGTAAGGAAGACCGGCCGGGAGGCGGGGCCAGGGCGCAGGAGGAGCGATTGGAGGCCTTCAGATAAGGGGCGGGAGCTAGGGAGGGAAGCGGCGCCTTCGTGGGCGGAGGCCTCTGGGGCGGGGCTTGATGCGAAGACAGCGCCAATGGGGAGCAAGGGGCGGGGCTGAAGGATGTTGAAGGCGGGGCTACGAGGAGCGGGAAGGGAAGGCTGcccagaaggaaggagggaagggaacgTGGGCGGGCTTGGGGGCGGTGCTGAGTGCGCTGGGAGCGAGGTGGGGAGCGTGCAAGAGTTGGTGGGAGCAGGGAAATAAGAACAGGCCTGAAACGGGGCGCTGGGGAGCTGGAGGGCCTGGGGACGTGGGGGCCCGGGGAGCGGGCGTCCTGGGGAGGGCAGGGCCGAGGCATCCATCCTGCCTGACCCTGGGAGCGCGTCTCTTCCCTAGTACGAGCCACGGGGTGTGTCCTGCCGAGAGGCCGTGAACGAGTGCGACATCGCGGAGACCTGCACCGGTGACTCGAGCCAGGTCCGCCCGGCCCCGCCGTCCTGTGGAGCCCTGGGCGAGGCAACCTCTACCCTTGTCGATTTAGTTTTCCCGGGCGAGTGCTCAGCACTCCCGTCCTCTCCACAGCTGGCTTCAACCCCCAGTCATCAGACTCAGTTTTATTATCTGAGAAAGGGGTTCTTCATGCTCCTGGCTTTGTTCCTTCAATCATTAAACCAGAATGTATCGTCTGGCTGGTATTCCCAGCGCCTGGCCCGGTGCCTGGTGTAGGTTAGGGATCAGAGTAGATGATAATATTAGTTAACATCTATTACAACCTAATTACATACCAGGCATTTATCTCCCAGCTCTAcgagggagggaggctggagcGGCTCTGGGGCTTGCAAATCCGGGTGGTCTGGGTCCAGAAACAGACAGATGGCTTGTCCTAGGCGTGGAAGAGCCCTGTGGCATGAGCCCCCACATAAGGGGCACTTGGCACCCCAGCATTCCTCCCTGAGGCAGCCCTCAGCTCCAGTCCTGGGGCTGCTCCGCTCAACCCCACCCCTCTCTCCACAGTGCCCCCCTAACCTGCACAAGTTGGACGGTTACTACTGTGACCATGAGCAGGTATGATGGCTGCCTTCCTAACCTGGGCTTCAGGGCAGTCTCTTGTCTCCACTGTGACCACTCAGCATCTCCATCCCTTGTCTCCTAATTCTTGGACCCTCAGGGCCGCTGCTACGGAGGTCGCTGCAAAACCCGGGACCGGCAGTGCCAGGCTCTTTGGGGCCATGGTGAGTCTGGCTAGGGCTAGGAGCGGGAACTCCAGAGGATCCAGAgctgaggggctggggagagTGGGTTCCAACTGAACAGGCCCCCAAGCGTGTAGCTCCCCAGGATCTCAGGGACCCAGGCAGGCAGCCTGGGGATCAGGCCAGAGTGTGGGAGATGCAGGCCTGAGGTCTCGGGGTGGGTCCTGGGGTGCGTCCTGGGGTGCGTGAGGTGACACTTGGCATCCTCTCCCCACAGCGGCTGCTGATCGCTTCTGCTATGAGAAGCTGAACGTGGAGGGGACT
It includes:
- the ADAM11 gene encoding disintegrin and metalloproteinase domain-containing protein 11 isoform X1, translating into MRLLRRWAFAALLLPLLPPPGLGTQGSAGALRWGRLPQLGGPGAPEVTEPSRLVRESSGGEVRKQQLDTRVRQEPPGGPPVHLAQVSFVIPAFNSNFTLDLELNHHLLSSQYVERHFSREGTTQHSTGAGDHCYYQGKLRGNLHSFAALSTCQGLHGVFSDGNLTYIVEPQDVAGPWGAPQGPLPHLIYRTPLLPDPLGCRELGCLFAVPAQSAPPNRPRLRRKRQVRRGHPTVHSETKYVELIVINDHQLFEQMRQSVVLTSNFAKSVVNLADVIYKEQLNTRIVLVAMETWADGDKIQVQDDLLETLARLMVYRREGLPEPSDATHLFSGRTFQSTSSGAAYVGGICSLSRGGGVNEYGNMGAMAVTLAQTLGQNLGMMWNKHRSSAGDCKCPDIWLGCIMEDTGFYLPRKFSRCSIDEYNQFLQEGGGSCLFNKPLKLLDPPECGNGFVEAGEECDCGSVQECSRAGGNCCKKCTLTHDAMCSDGLCCRRCKYEPRGVSCREAVNECDIAETCTGDSSQCPPNLHKLDGYYCDHEQGRCYGGRCKTRDRQCQALWGHAAADRFCYEKLNVEGTERGSCGRKGSGWVQCSKQDVLCGFLLCVNVSGAPRLGDLVGDISSVTFYHQGKELDCRGGHVQLADGSDLSYVEDGTACGPNMLCLDHRCLPASAFNFSTCPGSGERRICSHHGVCSNEGKCICQPDWTGKDCSIHNPLPTSPPTGETERYKGPSGTNIIIGSIAGAVLVAAIVLGGTGWGFKNIRRGRYDPTQQGAV
- the ADAM11 gene encoding disintegrin and metalloproteinase domain-containing protein 11 isoform X2 translates to MQGTRLPVCCACPVGSSKPAEAEKEKVRRGHPTVHSETKYVELIVINDHQLFEQMRQSVVLTSNFAKSVVNLADVIYKEQLNTRIVLVAMETWADGDKIQVQDDLLETLARLMVYRREGLPEPSDATHLFSGRTFQSTSSGAAYVGGICSLSRGGGVNEYGNMGAMAVTLAQTLGQNLGMMWNKHRSSAGDCKCPDIWLGCIMEDTGFYLPRKFSRCSIDEYNQFLQEGGGSCLFNKPLKLLDPPECGNGFVEAGEECDCGSVQECSRAGGNCCKKCTLTHDAMCSDGLCCRRCKYEPRGVSCREAVNECDIAETCTGDSSQCPPNLHKLDGYYCDHEQGRCYGGRCKTRDRQCQALWGHAAADRFCYEKLNVEGTERGSCGRKGSGWVQCSKQDVLCGFLLCVNVSGAPRLGDLVGDISSVTFYHQGKELDCRGGHVQLADGSDLSYVEDGTACGPNMLCLDHRCLPASAFNFSTCPGSGERRICSHHGVCSNEGKCICQPDWTGKDCSIHNPLPTSPPTGETERYKGPSGTNIIIGSIAGAVLVAAIVLGGTGWGFKNIRRGRYDPTQQGAV